From a single Apium graveolens cultivar Ventura chromosome 2, ASM990537v1, whole genome shotgun sequence genomic region:
- the LOC141706360 gene encoding pleiotropic drug resistance protein 1-like yields MPTIEVRFENLNVEAKAFSGSRALPSFVNFNRSLVEGLLNIFHLFPKNKKKLTILEEVSGILKPCRMTLVLGPPSSGKTTLMLALDGKLDPTLKTSGSVTYNGHTMKEFVPQSLAAYIRQHDLHIGEMTIRETLAYSARV; encoded by the exons ATGCCCACTATTGAAGTCAGATTTGAGAATTTGAATGTTGAAGCAAAAGCTTTTTCAGGGAGTAGAGCTTTGCCTTCTTTTGTCAACTTCAATCGTAGTTTAGTGGAG GGATTGTTAAACATTTTCCATTTATTTCCAAAGAACAAGAAAAAACTTACCATCCTTGAAGAAGTTAGCGGCATCCTCAAGCCTTGCAG GATGACCCTGGTTTTAGGTCCTCCTAGTTCAGGGAAGACCACACTGATGCTTGCTTTGGATGGAAAGCTAGATCCGACCCTTAAG ACTTCCGGAAGTGTGACTTACAACGGCCATACTATGAAAGAGTTTGTTCCCCAAAGTTTAGCTGCTTACATTAGACAACACGATCTTCATATAGGAGAAATGACAATCAGAGAAACATTAGCTTATTCTGCAAGGGTCTAG